In the Triticum aestivum cultivar Chinese Spring chromosome 2B, IWGSC CS RefSeq v2.1, whole genome shotgun sequence genome, CCACCCATACTCGAGCCGCAACACCGCACGACCAGGATGCCCGCGGCCCACACTGCTCATGGAAATTGCACGCCACGAATGCCGCACCACATCCGGGGCCGTCGCCCCGACATGCTACCACTCGCTCTTGAGTTGCAACGATGCACGACGTGGATGCTCGCAACCCATGATGCTCAGAACAACGCATGTAACCATGATCGCCGCACCGCATCCAGGGTCGTCGCCCCAGCATACCGTCCAATTGCCCTCACTGGGGCGCATCGACTGAGCCAACAAACCTGCCACCCAAGCGAAGACCGAGCCGCTACGCCGCACCATGGAGCTGCGTCGCACGTCGTTTTCCGAGgccgctgtcagtgtcaaaaccggcggatctcgggtagggggtcccgaactgtgcgtctaggcggatggtaacaggagacgagggacacaatgtttttacccaagttcgggccctcttgatggaggtaaaaccctacgtcctgcttgattaatattgatgatgtgggttacaagagtagatctaccacgagatcaaggaggctaaaccctagaagctagcctatggtatgattgttgttcgtcctatggactagggccatccggtttatatagacaccggagagggctagggttacacagagtcggttacaaaggtaggagatctacatatccgcatcgccaagcttgccttccacgccaaggaaagtcccatccggacacgggacgaagtcttcaatcttgtatcttcatagtcttggagtccggccgataatgatagttcggctatccagacaccccctagtccggaactccctcagtagtccctgaaccaggcttcaatgacgacgagtccgacgcgcatattgtcttcgacattgcaaggcgggttcctcctccgaataatttatagaagatcgtgaacaccgggatagtgtccggctctgcaaaataatttccacataccaccgtagagagaataatattacacaagatcgatctgctgacgtattttgtggcgtgacgttacaccacttccaagcctttactcgaattgtttttattgttccacctcggcgcgtttagcgaggcggtttccttggcacgtcttgtcgaagcagagatcgtgttccccttattccgggattcccattaatacggacgtgggtaacccaactgcgcctgttgccacgccccctccatcgaaggcgggctccaaacggtcacggggacggctcttggtattcttcctctttataatgagaccaaggcccgttctttttattcaatcctctatcgaatccgcccctctccctgagttccaacacccagggctccgaattcaggtaccttcgatcttcgacaatgtccggtcctgatctacgaagccggtggatgccctcctccgtcacggaggaggacgtgctaaagctgagagatgccaggtatttaacctacgagatttcgcataggctgcctacccgagggcaagttatcccaactcccgagcctggtgagatcgtcgtgttcgtgtctcacttccgtcggggtttaggtttcccgacggatcccttcatgagggggctcatgttttactatgggctggaattccatgacctggctccggagtccatcctccatatctcatcattcattgtcgtctgtgaagccttcctccgcactatccctcacttcggcttatggctcaaaaccttcaacgtggagccgacgatgattgaggggcgtcaggcagagtgcggcggggcggttataagcaagagggacgaagctccatggcccaagggctctttccaagaggagctcggcttgtggcaacaggagtggttttatatcaccgctccccggggcagcaggcagaagccgccgcccgtctttcgctcaggccctccacagcagctgatgtcatgggtcaacaaggggcgtgactgggggccgcccaaagacgtccccctgttgcaggaccggattcgaggcctccaagaaagggagatcaatctggtcgcagtggtgcaggtcatgttgatccggcgcctactgccctgcaaacgtcgccccctccgcctgtgggaatttaatccggaggggccacgagctcttcaacacttcatgggtttgactcccatggagatgtataaactgttcttcggatcgcaagagacgcatccggaattgaccgaggacgccggcctaagctgcaatcgcccagatactcaagtaagtagccctatgtccggacacaccatccatttatttatcgtgagcttgccttttaaccagctatccctggacaggagtggatagcgcaagcaaaactgatacggtgtccggcccccctccctgagaccacgcaggatcccgtgttaatcaaaatgttggaggttgcaccttcgaatgagggcgaaggggggcacggggaaactgtcacctctgccaaggaggcgtttagtaagggaggaatcgagagtccctccttccagggggagaagaggaacgcttccgaagacccggaggccaaggcctcaaaacggggaaagaaatctgtaccggaaggtcctgcgccagaaagcgccccggccgtactgtctcctcggaggaatcagccctctaacgagccgtaagtgaaaagggggattttataattatcagacacccctgcttaatgtctaaaggtaacgaagtttttaccttgtagttcggatctcagcccatctcagcacagctcatctttggGAGACCTTCGTTCGGAGATGATGAAAAGTGAAACGCCTTCATCTACCGCCCCAtcatgcggggcggacgaccccgaggtgtcgtcgcggagggtctccccgagtccggcgggaccggagagttcggcgcccattggagtacggccggtggagctgcaggatttgcttaagagggcgtccatctcagaagatcaccacacattaatgggtgatgtgattgagaggatttcgtccgccgaaaccgggttgtatgaggccgtcggaagtttactgacgggatttgaggtacgcaaaaaatgatatacctgttgacagttttgcacatgaagtgcgccctgtatagatagtagcccctgagacttgctatgctgtcgaaagcgatagcgtgccaaggatcgtagtctcagttatagaatgcctcctttcctatgcaggtggcggatcgtccagtggccagccggactgatggatttgccgagctgagaaggcaactcgacgttgcggatgcggacatctcgctggtcaataaacgactagATGAGTCACAAGGTACGTGGTTGCTTCGTGGTCGCCTAGTAAGGAGGCTGACGCCCgtgccttacaatttgtatgcttgatgcagatggcgctgCTAATATGGAAGGCCTTCGAGCCGAACTTGCTCGggtcaaggagcaagccagaaaaagcgaggcggctgcctcgaaggcagcggaagagctagaagccgagaaggctgctcactaccgaagcagggaggagatggccggaatggccgcgaaattaaaagttgctgccgatcgccaggaggttcttgaaagagaacatcgagcggaacaagaggacctgaagaaggccgacgccgaagccaaggatgcccatagTGCAATGCgcgctatgaaggaggaactgcgccaAATCCGAGACATtgcagctggaaagccctttatgctgcgcaggaagttcacggatccgaagtatgctcagctcggccgattgtatggtgcggaggatccttatctggacttggcagcgagtgcggcggacgcagtcgtgcacttccgaagccagaagggccacgaaatggaagagcttttctggtctcaattccatagtccggagcatcaacttccgttgagtgatcagctggttgagtgggctgagctaaatagattgtccggacttgccatgacggatgtggtcactcatctgtggacGGGAAgtcccaagccgaagagttattttggcttgttgcagcaattccttggggcagtgccgcatattaaggcgatgaagcggtcggcatgcatagaaggtgcacggatggctctcgcccatggTAAAACATACTgcgcggagatggatgccaccgctgttgcgtcccggggttcggacaaaagccgattccccaccgagcattactttgaggaagtcctgcagggcgctcgtataatagagtcgcggtgctcgaaagatgttatgtttgaatgacatgtatgatgtctaagatcatatttataatgcaatgactttttatacttgtgtgttcaagtattgaactatctcctatgcggccgtatatgtatgtataatctgaaagatggcagtctttggcttcagcccccacgcacatggtgcgggggtgtttgcaaaaagaaaaacgctttttcacacttaatccaacgtcttggtccttttaaggaggtgatagcatagcaaactaggcaaccggactataatgctttatcactttcacttagccataggagctcgaatgtggggctactatatagcccctgatggcaccgcgcttctccgaactcggggcgcgtatgtgcctgaccgggaagcggtccttcgtcaaagcggaggaattctaaacattccaatggtcgatcgagtggttgaccagtctctcgctatatcatgacagtcagttttcggctttctctactgaggtgctctcccggccgaaccggggcacaatcgcagtagttctcctggtgccgcgttagccgatgatacggaacgtaaggcagcaaaacacaggagccgggcaaacccaacatttgaccaaatacatgattcggagctgatgcatataaggcctaactcgagacgccgaacactccctgaggtgttcggtctttatgatatcgggcagaataaagccctaagcccctagtgtccaggtacaggcgggaacttctgacgcggccgatgccaaaacgtcagcctcctcctcggctctggtaggagaccgggggatgtgtatcaacaagagacagtgagaaaggtttacgcagggtcttaatttgaaaagaatccttgcaacgggtccctactgcacgtctgcgcctgtgtctccgttgtgctgtatcctggacgggtgtagcacgtgcttcatctataaaagagaaggacttagtttctaagaaatatcgtgcaaaaagtgtatcaaaataaagtataatttggaagatgaagaaagttgagctttattggctttcatcatttatgcgcgcggccccctaaaaaaagggggtatgcggctgggaagccccttgttaagttacgccggactcatatgaccatgtccgaggtctaaatgacctgtttttaggggctttgacctgcaaggtcggaataatgtgtggctgtcgaggcagccgcacattctccgtggtcgagagacacctggagttttaagaatatgccacgtggaccgggcatttttaagcgtaagagacgcgtaatgtgatattgcattaaagcggatgaaagctgcacgccccagtagtgcttaagggctactgctaaatggggcgatggagagtgagcttttcgcgatagaggttgtcggatgaaccgaacacgacctctagtggtacagagcctgtaaaattggctaaaaaggcctggcgtcactcctttaaaggaagtgctgctatagggaattttggtgggttctatccccagtctgcggacggtgtcctggtatagcaggggccgcgctgcgtgttatcacgtgaagtgagttcacagttttgacttctaatgggaaagtcttttggtttccggagtgctgcttttgggtttcgtcactctcacttggtgtgtcgagccctttgtgttcggcgttaagtcggccggactgcttgaagacccaacaatctctgtgggtatggtttgcaggcttcccggaggtactgtgtatttgacacagtctatccagaatcttgtttaggttggatagctcgtcactgttatcctttaggggcagtgttttgttgttcggccgagagcttttgaatccggcgttgaccgccgtactatttgggccattttccttattccggcgctgatcttttttgcgtcgtgatttcccatttccatccctgatttcggatgtactcgggtcgctggtgctgcatctagccaaccagctgtcttcccccgcgcaaaagcgggtcatgagacttgttagtgcggccattgttcttggtttttcctggccgaggtgtctggcgagccattcgtctcggacgttgtgtttaaaggctgctaaggcttcagcgtccggacagtcgactatttggttctttttagtgaggaacctgttccagaatttgcgtgctgattctccgggctgttgagttatgtgacttaaatcatctacatccggaggccggacataagtcccctgaaaatttgctcgaaatgcatcctcaagctcttcccaacttccaatcgtattttctgggaggcttttaagccaatgccgggccggccctttgagcttgaggggtaggtattttatggcatggagatcgtctcctcttgccatgtgtatgtgtaggatataatcctcaatccagactccggggtctgttgttccgtcgtatgcctctatgtttatgggtttaaatcccgctggaaatccatgatccagtacctcgtcggtaaaacatagtgggtgtgcggcgcccctgtatttgggtgtgccgttgtcttcaaatgctcggctggttgtgttacttcccggagtcttcttttttggcccatagatagacctggccgggttatcctttttctgaggatctttatgctgatcatgtgccggcttgtgtgtggcgccccgtgttgctcttggcctgtcatctggtcgtctatccggccaggcggcccctttcttttttgactgtgggggctcgaaggcttcctcgtcaaattcgggcaacaacttgcgcttcgggtagctctttgtctggtgactagtgccatatttatctgcggtgttgagtactttgctccatctcattctgagtgtgtcttccgctgttttgagcttccgcttttgcttcttcaaacttcttgcagtggcgacgagccttttatgaagattcatatgctctggtgatgtgagatcatcttcgccggggatgggttgcttgtccggttcatgtccggctggctgcttgttgacgtgtgcgtcgtccactgcttcgccatgctctagggccgggtccatatgggtgccgtttttatcgatgccggtcttcgggcggcgcttgcgttgccgctttgtttgtttgttgggggagttgtccttcgccacgtcccgtttttcctcattgtcgcttccttttggtgtgtccaccatgtatacgttgtgggctggggtggctttcctgcgcccgttaggcgctggttcttggtcgtctccggcatcgtcgtccataccgtcgatgtcctcggagtcgtagtctagcatgtcagttaaatcatcaacagcggctaccaagtgggtggtgggtgggctttgaatttcttcgtcatccgcatcccaaccgtcctgaccgtagtccggctagggctctcctgataacgagagatattttagcgaactcaagatgtcgccgaaaggtgagtattgaaagacgtccgctgcggtgaactccatgattggcgcccaatcggattcgatcagggcgggcgcgggaggttcggagtctggcgaggagtccggcacctcggagtcatgagctttatgagggacaaagtcagtgctcggctctatcgccgtagaggttgcagcccccgaggcggtgtctaggcatccatcctcgatctgcggagctggctccgaattgaagatcggagcggttttgagtgcggcctccaaggtactgtccggctgcagagctaaatcatgctcgccgcgacagtgcggcacgctcggctgtggctcgaacccatcgaggatcaattccccgcggatgtcagccgtgaagttcaaacttccaaacctgacctgacggccaggggcgtagccttcgatctgctccagttggccaagcgaattggcccgcagtgcaaagccgccgaatacgaagatttgtccggggaggaaggtctcaccctggactgcgtcgttgatggtgattgaagaagccatcgagcctatcggtgacgacacagaggaactctcaatgaaagcaccaatgtcggtgtcaaaaccggcggatctcgggtagggggtcccgaactgtgcgtctaggcggatggtaacaggagacgagggacacgatatttttacccaggttcaggccctcttgatggaggtaaaaccctacgtcctgcttgattaatattgatgatgtgggttacaagagtagatctaccacgagatcaaggaggctaaaccctagaagctagcctatggtatgattgttgttcgtcctatggactagggccatccggtttatatagacaccgaagagggctagggttacacagagtcggttacaaaggtaggagatcttcatatccgcatcgccaagcttgccttccacgccaaggaaagttccatccggacacgggacgaagtcttcaatcttatatcttcatagtcttggagtccggccgataatgatagttcggctatccggacaccccctagtccggaactccctcagtcgcCGCCTCGGCAACCACCATGCTCGACGCAGAAGAAAACAGGACGCACCAAGCACAAGCTAGCTCTCTCAAGCAACGCCCGTAAGGGGGAAACGACAAAAACGCCGCCATCGCTCGCTCCCAAAACCAACCGAaacttaggatgtgtttggttcgATACTTTTTACCTGTTATCCGATTACACCGTAACCTGATTCCGTTAAACATGTTTGGTTGACTCAGCCCGTAAACGCATACCCCGCAAACAAATTACAGCCCAACTTAAAACCAATACCGCCCAACCCCCACTGGAAACAGATCGCGTTGCCAGGCGGAAAGCTTCGAACAAATCTGGCGAGTGTCGACGACCCGAGCAGAACCTCCGCCGCCGACGTCTCCCCCGATTTAGCGCCAGCGCAGGTGGCGGGTGCCAATCTCCTTGACTCGCCGGCGCTGCCGGCGGTGGACGCCTTGATCTGACCCTCGATTTCCTCAGACTCACGAGCAGACACCATTGGTGGATCAGAGCATCGTCGCCTGAAGAACAACAACCAAACAAGATGAGCAAAACCCCATTACGTCCCAGTCCCACCGTAAGCTGATTCCCTTACCATTTACGTTACCGCTGTTGCAAACAAACACATCCTTAGTCTTTCACCCGGAAAGCCCATACCATTCGTAGAGGAAGAGTTTCATGACGACGCCCCAAGAAGTAAAACGGCGCCCGGAAATGCAATCGTCAACGGCACCGACATTACATTAAAGCGGGTCATTTTGGCTGAGGCAAAACAAAGATGAGGCGTTTTGTCAGTCCAACGGAGGATAAGGACGGAACCCGTACCTACACTTTGCTaaaaaatacttcctccgttcggaattacttgtcacgaaaatggatgtatctagatgtattttagttctagatacattcatttttaagACAAATAATTCCAAACGGAGGGATTACTTTTGCAAGAAACATATCAGGATCCTCTCACTTAACGTACATGCACCAATCTTGATGCAATCTTGTAGCGCTCTGCGTGCTCTGGCCACCTGCACGCTGTGTGTAGAAGCTCACAGGTAGCTCTGCTCCTCCAGGACACTGCGCCACGCGTCCAGCCATACGCGACGTGTCATGCCAGCCTCAGACTCCCACTTCATGCAGCGAAGCTCCTCGAGCGCCTCTCTCTCGACTCATTCTCACGGTCGTCACCAGCTATCGCATTCGCAACACAGCCGTCAAGCCCAGCCccgaggaaggaaggaaggaaaggaAGGAATAGGTCGGCGCCGCCATGGAGATGCTGAGCATGCTGAAGGTGGGGTACACGGTGCTGCGCAGCGAGACGCCGGCGACGGACCTCGTCAACACCTTCATGGACTGGGCGGCTCGCCGGTCGCTCCTCCTTCTGGCGCTCTTCATGCCCCCCTACTACGTCTACAAGCTCACCGCGtcggccgccgccaccgtcgcgccGCAGGACGTCGCGGGGAAGGTCGTGCTCGTCACGGGCGTCTCCTCCGGCATCGGCGAGGTACGGATAACGGAGATTCTCGATCAGGGTTGCCCTTATTCGAGGAAGTCGTGTTGATCAGATATAGTAGTATATTCCTGGCTTCCGATTAACTTGACTTGCTGCGTGCGCGTTCAGCAAATAGCTTACCAGTACGCGAAGAAGGGAGCGAGGCTGGCCCTGGTGGCGCGGAGGGAGGGAAGCCTGCGCGAGGTCGCCGCCAAGGCGACCGATCTCGGCTCGCCGGACGTGCTCGTTGTGCCCGGGGACGTGGCGAGGCCGGAGGACTGTAAGGCGTTCGTCCAGGCCACAGTCGAGTGCTTTGGCCGGTGTAAGTAACGTGCCACCTGCTATTTACTGCATACCTTGATAGCACATCGATCGTGTACACATATCGATATGCTCGAGTCACTGTAACTTGGTCAAGTGGTTTGATTGCAGTGGATCATCTCGTGAACAATGCCGGTCTGGTCAACGTGTGCTGGTTCGAGGAGATGCCCGACGTCGCCACTTTCAAGCAAGTCTTGGTACTGCTCCGTCCTTGGTTCTCTACCCACCTTATTTACCCCTCTGCTCTTGTGCTTCTCTGCTCCTCAATTTATAAATGCAATTCTATATACTGTAAAGAGTATAATTGTATACCATCTCCTTCCATGATGCTCATATATGTTGGTGTTGTGCTGCAGGACGTGAACTTCTGGGGCACGGTGCATCCAACCCACGCCGCTCTTCCTCACCTGACGAGGAGCCGCGGCAAG is a window encoding:
- the LOC123045317 gene encoding 11-beta-hydroxysteroid dehydrogenase 1A gives rise to the protein MEMLSMLKVGYTVLRSETPATDLVNTFMDWAARRSLLLLALFMPPYYVYKLTASAAATVAPQDVAGKVVLVTGVSSGIGEQIAYQYAKKGARLALVARREGSLREVAAKATDLGSPDVLVVPGDVARPEDCKAFVQATVECFGRLDHLVNNAGLVNVCWFEEMPDVATFKQVLDVNFWGTVHPTHAALPHLTRSRGKIFVNSSAAAVLAMPRMSFYNASKAAVLSFADTLRMELGDEVGVTVATPGWIESEMTKGKHLSKGGRIEVDQDTRDAQVGLFPVVRAERCAEAIVDAVCRGRRSVTVPLWYRALFLWRSLAPEVGDVLQRVFYRRSSGDGGRQMRARRVLEVTGAKRVLQPPSLHTSDIKRE